In one window of Pristiophorus japonicus isolate sPriJap1 chromosome 9, sPriJap1.hap1, whole genome shotgun sequence DNA:
- the LOC139273321 gene encoding cystatin-like produces MMGVQIQLGLVFAAALLLACAYSVPGTSELISPDDPEALKAAGFAMAEYNKASNDMFLHKVVSIVSAQRQIVAGIKYILEVEVGKTQCRQGEVDDLDSCALHAIPKKQLCNFEVVVIPWLEDISLPKSMCTPFE; encoded by the exons ATGATGGGTGTGCAGATACAGTTGGGACTGGTGTTCGCGGCGGCGCTGCTGCTGGCCTGCGCGTACTCGGTGCCAGGCACCTCCGAGCTCATCTCGCCCGACGACCCGGAGGCGCTGAAAGCCGCGGGGTTCGCCATGGCCGAGTACAACAAGGCGTCCAACGACATGTTTCTCCACAAGGTGGTCAGCATTGTGTCGGCCCAGCGACAG ATTGTTGCAGGGATAAAGTACATTCTTGAAGTTGAAGTGGGAAAAACACAATGCAGACAGGGAGAGGTTGATGACCTGGATTCCTGCGCTTTGCATGCGATTCCAAAG AAGCAACTTTGCAACTTTGAGGTTGTCGTGATCCCTTGGCTTGAGGATATTTCTCTGCCAAAGTCGATGTGCACACCATTCGAATGA